The following proteins come from a genomic window of Mauremys mutica isolate MM-2020 ecotype Southern chromosome 7, ASM2049712v1, whole genome shotgun sequence:
- the PPP4R2 gene encoding serine/threonine-protein phosphatase 4 regulatory subunit 2 isoform X2 has protein sequence MDVERLQEALKDFEKRGKKEVCPVLDQFLCHVAKTGETMIQWSQFKGYFIFKLEKVMDDFRTSAPEPRGPPNPNVEYIPFEEMKERILKIVTGFNGIPFTIQRLCELLTDPRRNYTGTDKFLRGVEKNVMVVSCVYPSSEKNNSNSLNRMNGVMFPGNSPGYSERANINGPGTPRPVNRPKVSLSTPMTTNGLPDSTDNKESNLQQKEEKNHSESPASESEGTQGSPVKNKHPEDDPVEAEGHEVKRLKYDKEGEARETSNQTASSEVSSVMTEETETSSTPQDKEKDTSCTRQHCTEEEESFMSPRDVSPERKDQEKDTESLTVNEEISEENNQMEESDQSQAEKVLCSEDSENSGSVIRGADCNETEELGSYASETPETSSETPMENSDEATEAAEEPMEQD, from the exons GATTCAGTGGTCTCAGTTTAAAGGCTATTTTATCTTCAAACTGGAGAAAGTGATGGATGACTTCAGAACCTCCGCACCTGAACCAAGAGGCCCCCCTAATCCCAATGTGGAATATATTCCCTTTGAGGAGATGAAGGAACGAATCCTGAAAATCGTCACCGGATTTAATGG TATCCCCTTTACTATTCAGCGACTTTGTGAGTTGCTGACAGATCCAAGGAGGAACTATACAGGAACAGACAAGTTTCTTAGAGGAGTGGAGAAG AATGTCATGGTAGTCAGCTGTGTATACCCATCTTCAGA GAAAAATAATTCCAATAGTTTAAACAGGATGAATGGTGTTATGTTTCCAGGAAACTCACCAGGTTATTCAGAGAG AGCTAATATAAATGGTCCTGGAACTCCCAGACCAGTAAATCGACCGAAGGTTTCCTTGTCAACTCCTATGACAACAAACGGTTTGCCCGACAGCACAGACAATAAAGAATCAAACTTGCagcaaaaggaagagaaaaaccACAG TGAATCACCAGCATCTGAATCAGAAGGTACTCAAGGCAGCCCTGTAAAAAATAAGCACCCTGAAGATGACCCTGTGGAAGCAGAGGGACATGAGGTAAAAAGACTTAAATATGACAAAGAAGGGGAAGCAAGAGAGACATCTAACCAAACTGCCTCCAGTGAAGTCTCTTCGGTCATGACAGAAGAGACTGAAACATCTTCTACACCTCAGGATAAAGAAAAAGATACTAGCTGTACCAGACAGCATTGtacagaggaaga AGAGTCCTTCATGTCCCCAAGAGATGTTTCTCCAGAAAGAAAAGATCAAGAAAAAGACACTGAATCCTTAACTGTGAATGAAGAGATCTCCGAGGAGAATAATCAAATGGAGGAATCTGACCAGTCTCAAGCAGAGAAGGTTTTATGTTCTGAAGACAGTGAAAATAGTGGATCTGTCATTAGGGGAGCTGACTGCAATGAAACTGAAGAATTAGGATCATATGCCAGTGAAACTCCTGAAACGTCGTCAGAGACCCCTATGGAAAACAGTGATGAAGCCACAGAAGCTGCAGAAGAACCTATGGAGCAAGACTAA
- the PPP4R2 gene encoding serine/threonine-protein phosphatase 4 regulatory subunit 2 isoform X1, with protein sequence MDVERLQEALKDFEKRGKKEVCPVLDQFLCHVAKTGETMIQWSQFKGYFIFKLEKVMDDFRTSAPEPRGPPNPNVEYIPFEEMKERILKIVTGFNGIPFTIQRLCELLTDPRRNYTGTDKFLRGVEKNVMVVSCVYPSSEKNNSNSLNRMNGVMFPGNSPGYSERANINGPGTPRPVNRPKVSLSTPMTTNGLPDSTDNKESNLQQKEEKNHSESPASESEGTQGSPVKNKHPEDDPVEAEGHEVKRLKYDKEGEARETSNQTASSEVSSVMTEETETSSTPQDKEKDTSCTRQHCTEEEEEESFMSPRDVSPERKDQEKDTESLTVNEEISEENNQMEESDQSQAEKVLCSEDSENSGSVIRGADCNETEELGSYASETPETSSETPMENSDEATEAAEEPMEQD encoded by the exons GATTCAGTGGTCTCAGTTTAAAGGCTATTTTATCTTCAAACTGGAGAAAGTGATGGATGACTTCAGAACCTCCGCACCTGAACCAAGAGGCCCCCCTAATCCCAATGTGGAATATATTCCCTTTGAGGAGATGAAGGAACGAATCCTGAAAATCGTCACCGGATTTAATGG TATCCCCTTTACTATTCAGCGACTTTGTGAGTTGCTGACAGATCCAAGGAGGAACTATACAGGAACAGACAAGTTTCTTAGAGGAGTGGAGAAG AATGTCATGGTAGTCAGCTGTGTATACCCATCTTCAGA GAAAAATAATTCCAATAGTTTAAACAGGATGAATGGTGTTATGTTTCCAGGAAACTCACCAGGTTATTCAGAGAG AGCTAATATAAATGGTCCTGGAACTCCCAGACCAGTAAATCGACCGAAGGTTTCCTTGTCAACTCCTATGACAACAAACGGTTTGCCCGACAGCACAGACAATAAAGAATCAAACTTGCagcaaaaggaagagaaaaaccACAG TGAATCACCAGCATCTGAATCAGAAGGTACTCAAGGCAGCCCTGTAAAAAATAAGCACCCTGAAGATGACCCTGTGGAAGCAGAGGGACATGAGGTAAAAAGACTTAAATATGACAAAGAAGGGGAAGCAAGAGAGACATCTAACCAAACTGCCTCCAGTGAAGTCTCTTCGGTCATGACAGAAGAGACTGAAACATCTTCTACACCTCAGGATAAAGAAAAAGATACTAGCTGTACCAGACAGCATTGtacagaggaagaggaagaag AGTCCTTCATGTCCCCAAGAGATGTTTCTCCAGAAAGAAAAGATCAAGAAAAAGACACTGAATCCTTAACTGTGAATGAAGAGATCTCCGAGGAGAATAATCAAATGGAGGAATCTGACCAGTCTCAAGCAGAGAAGGTTTTATGTTCTGAAGACAGTGAAAATAGTGGATCTGTCATTAGGGGAGCTGACTGCAATGAAACTGAAGAATTAGGATCATATGCCAGTGAAACTCCTGAAACGTCGTCAGAGACCCCTATGGAAAACAGTGATGAAGCCACAGAAGCTGCAGAAGAACCTATGGAGCAAGACTAA
- the PPP4R2 gene encoding serine/threonine-protein phosphatase 4 regulatory subunit 2 isoform X3, with the protein MIQWSQFKGYFIFKLEKVMDDFRTSAPEPRGPPNPNVEYIPFEEMKERILKIVTGFNGIPFTIQRLCELLTDPRRNYTGTDKFLRGVEKNVMVVSCVYPSSEKNNSNSLNRMNGVMFPGNSPGYSERANINGPGTPRPVNRPKVSLSTPMTTNGLPDSTDNKESNLQQKEEKNHSESPASESEGTQGSPVKNKHPEDDPVEAEGHEVKRLKYDKEGEARETSNQTASSEVSSVMTEETETSSTPQDKEKDTSCTRQHCTEEEEEESFMSPRDVSPERKDQEKDTESLTVNEEISEENNQMEESDQSQAEKVLCSEDSENSGSVIRGADCNETEELGSYASETPETSSETPMENSDEATEAAEEPMEQD; encoded by the exons GATTCAGTGGTCTCAGTTTAAAGGCTATTTTATCTTCAAACTGGAGAAAGTGATGGATGACTTCAGAACCTCCGCACCTGAACCAAGAGGCCCCCCTAATCCCAATGTGGAATATATTCCCTTTGAGGAGATGAAGGAACGAATCCTGAAAATCGTCACCGGATTTAATGG TATCCCCTTTACTATTCAGCGACTTTGTGAGTTGCTGACAGATCCAAGGAGGAACTATACAGGAACAGACAAGTTTCTTAGAGGAGTGGAGAAG AATGTCATGGTAGTCAGCTGTGTATACCCATCTTCAGA GAAAAATAATTCCAATAGTTTAAACAGGATGAATGGTGTTATGTTTCCAGGAAACTCACCAGGTTATTCAGAGAG AGCTAATATAAATGGTCCTGGAACTCCCAGACCAGTAAATCGACCGAAGGTTTCCTTGTCAACTCCTATGACAACAAACGGTTTGCCCGACAGCACAGACAATAAAGAATCAAACTTGCagcaaaaggaagagaaaaaccACAG TGAATCACCAGCATCTGAATCAGAAGGTACTCAAGGCAGCCCTGTAAAAAATAAGCACCCTGAAGATGACCCTGTGGAAGCAGAGGGACATGAGGTAAAAAGACTTAAATATGACAAAGAAGGGGAAGCAAGAGAGACATCTAACCAAACTGCCTCCAGTGAAGTCTCTTCGGTCATGACAGAAGAGACTGAAACATCTTCTACACCTCAGGATAAAGAAAAAGATACTAGCTGTACCAGACAGCATTGtacagaggaagaggaagaag AGTCCTTCATGTCCCCAAGAGATGTTTCTCCAGAAAGAAAAGATCAAGAAAAAGACACTGAATCCTTAACTGTGAATGAAGAGATCTCCGAGGAGAATAATCAAATGGAGGAATCTGACCAGTCTCAAGCAGAGAAGGTTTTATGTTCTGAAGACAGTGAAAATAGTGGATCTGTCATTAGGGGAGCTGACTGCAATGAAACTGAAGAATTAGGATCATATGCCAGTGAAACTCCTGAAACGTCGTCAGAGACCCCTATGGAAAACAGTGATGAAGCCACAGAAGCTGCAGAAGAACCTATGGAGCAAGACTAA